Proteins encoded by one window of Phosphitispora fastidiosa:
- a CDS encoding ABC transporter substrate-binding protein: MYKKSLVMILILVIAIGAVGCGSKNESGTQSGPGSPETQGTQPEVVEVETNAEIGRDVIKDKDLLSIAYVAMTNGSAQVFINQKYPIFAEEMEKIGKRVEFIDAHGLQEVYPMLDRKKGAPEFIYIPHTAFTTYNTGKSKYGGSDKYTVIAGSVQSNDVNLVARPEIKSLKDLDGKKVGIANLRYADDFQLNRVLAGVGLGTSTYGGTVEVVWDNIISNLWQNYADGEYAAIVNFDNANNLPTALSKVSGSHVFSLNPDGLFGEIQPRVWLAAQKELINNNPDLVKAFLQAHVMSTDKAMEQRDELPALNRELRIKWFADKGAAKEDLEKQNTLDKFEKSWQEAAVSYDPGMNYAAGLHEYMSKEGHFKDLPLNEFVQVDLLNEVLQEMGKKPVKAE; this comes from the coding sequence TTGTATAAGAAAAGTTTAGTAATGATTTTAATCCTGGTGATTGCCATTGGCGCCGTTGGATGCGGCAGTAAAAACGAATCGGGAACCCAAAGTGGGCCCGGCAGTCCGGAAACCCAGGGGACCCAGCCGGAAGTTGTAGAAGTTGAGACAAATGCTGAAATTGGCCGGGATGTTATCAAAGACAAAGATTTGCTGAGCATTGCCTATGTAGCCATGACCAATGGCTCAGCCCAGGTTTTTATTAATCAGAAGTACCCAATCTTTGCTGAGGAAATGGAGAAGATAGGAAAAAGGGTTGAATTCATCGATGCCCACGGCCTTCAGGAAGTATATCCCATGTTGGACAGGAAAAAAGGGGCTCCGGAATTCATTTATATTCCTCATACCGCTTTTACAACTTATAACACCGGAAAATCAAAGTACGGCGGTAGTGACAAATATACGGTTATTGCCGGAAGCGTCCAGTCCAATGACGTAAATCTTGTTGCAAGGCCCGAAATAAAATCTCTTAAAGATCTGGATGGGAAAAAAGTGGGGATAGCAAATCTTAGGTATGCCGATGATTTTCAACTGAACAGGGTTTTAGCAGGTGTGGGGCTGGGGACCAGTACATATGGAGGTACTGTAGAAGTGGTCTGGGACAACATAATCAGTAACCTCTGGCAGAATTATGCAGACGGGGAATATGCCGCTATTGTTAACTTTGATAATGCCAATAACCTTCCCACAGCTTTGAGTAAGGTGTCAGGCAGTCATGTCTTTTCACTTAACCCGGATGGCTTGTTCGGCGAAATTCAGCCCCGGGTCTGGCTGGCGGCACAAAAAGAGCTGATTAATAATAACCCCGATTTGGTTAAAGCCTTTTTGCAGGCTCATGTAATGTCAACAGACAAGGCCATGGAACAACGGGATGAACTTCCTGCATTGAACAGGGAACTGCGTATTAAATGGTTTGCTGATAAAGGGGCTGCCAAAGAAGACCTGGAAAAGCAAAATACTTTGGATAAATTTGAAAAGTCCTGGCAGGAGGCGGCGGTTAGCTATGATCCCGGCATGAATTATGCTGCCGGGTTGCATGAATATATGAGCAAGGAAGGTCATTTTAAAGATTTACCCTTAAATGAATTTGTGCAGGTTGATTTGTTAAATGAGGTTTTGCAGGAAATGGGCAAGAAGCCCGTAAAGGCTGAATAA
- a CDS encoding tetratricopeptide repeat protein translates to MSNMVFQYQRVSNAKQVFDSLKRLFRQLFTVTSVYSLTGWFYEITKQEDKALHYYEKAVNTSSQKGNLHFRIGHLQYRKGLVKEAGESFRKAADSGINEAPVFWVEAGGVNGVPEVIDTDAISCQLVNMPNSVEAMIAKGKYYYQNDLSKEAKSCFRQALDFDPENTEALLHYGLCLCSDGEYEDALERFKRSAEIQPGNPAVYVNMGLCFSNLGEHKKALKCYEKAEELKLINVELLNNKGFSLAQLGDHEKSLLCYDLALEWSPSDLTLLSNKGTCLCQAGRHAEAIKCFDTALGKYPNDVTLLNNKALCLEAMGRHLEALAVYNAGLKTDPKNSMLSLNKGGCMIKLKRYQEAQACYDRIIKYDPDNREAWGFKASLMEQIGNDDDAVYCFNRSLGLH, encoded by the coding sequence ATGAGTAATATGGTTTTCCAGTATCAAAGGGTTTCTAATGCTAAGCAGGTATTTGATTCTCTGAAAAGGCTGTTCAGGCAGTTGTTTACCGTCACCAGTGTTTATTCACTGACCGGGTGGTTCTATGAGATAACAAAACAGGAGGACAAGGCGCTTCATTATTACGAAAAGGCTGTTAACACCTCATCTCAGAAGGGAAATTTGCATTTCAGAATAGGCCACCTACAGTACCGGAAAGGTCTGGTGAAGGAAGCCGGGGAGTCATTTCGCAAAGCTGCAGACTCAGGCATAAATGAGGCCCCGGTTTTCTGGGTAGAGGCAGGGGGAGTGAATGGTGTTCCGGAGGTTATTGATACAGATGCCATTAGCTGCCAATTGGTAAATATGCCTAACTCAGTTGAAGCTATGATTGCCAAAGGCAAGTACTATTACCAAAACGATTTGAGCAAAGAAGCCAAGTCCTGTTTCCGTCAGGCTCTGGATTTTGACCCGGAAAATACGGAAGCTCTGCTCCACTATGGTCTTTGCCTCTGTTCCGACGGTGAATATGAGGATGCGCTGGAACGATTTAAAAGATCTGCCGAAATTCAACCCGGTAATCCGGCAGTATACGTGAACATGGGATTGTGTTTCAGCAACCTGGGCGAGCATAAAAAGGCGCTAAAGTGCTACGAAAAAGCAGAGGAGCTTAAGCTGATTAATGTTGAACTCCTGAATAACAAGGGATTTTCCCTGGCCCAGTTGGGGGATCATGAAAAATCACTGCTTTGTTATGACTTAGCCCTGGAATGGAGCCCCAGTGACCTGACACTGCTGAGCAACAAGGGCACCTGTCTCTGTCAGGCCGGAAGGCATGCAGAAGCCATAAAATGTTTTGATACGGCTTTGGGAAAATACCCCAATGATGTCACCCTGCTAAACAATAAAGCCTTGTGTCTTGAAGCTATGGGAAGACATTTAGAGGCTCTGGCAGTATATAATGCCGGCTTGAAAACCGACCCCAAAAACAGTATGCTTAGTTTAAACAAGGGCGGATGTATGATTAAACTCAAAAGATATCAGGAAGCGCAAGCCTGTTATGACCGGATTATAAAGTATGACCCGGATAATCGTGAAGCATGGGGCTTCAAGGCTTCATTAATGGAGCAGATTGGAAATGATGACGATGCGGTTTACTGTTTTAACAGGTCTCTCGGACTGCACTGA
- the cooS gene encoding anaerobic carbon-monoxide dehydrogenase catalytic subunit — protein sequence MKFDEITIDRASQQMLGKAEKEGIETVWDRLKAQEPQCGFGLLGICCRNCNMGPCRIDPFGDGPDRGVCGATADTIVARNLLRAIAAGAAAHSDHGRDIANTFYAAAAGDAADYTIKDEAKLKALAGEFGIGTEGRENNKIALDLAGAILEEFGSTKGKLQFINRAPEKRRQLWEKLDILPRGIDREIVECLHRTHIGVDNDYVNLVLHGLRTSLGDGWGGSHIATELSDVLFGVPKPVRGSSNLGVLKEDYVNIILHGHEPTLSDMIVFAARDEQILAEAAKLGAKGINVCGICCTGNEILMRHGVPVAGNFLQQELAIITGAVEAMIVDVQCIMPALTQVAGCYHTRIISTSPKAKFPGAEHIPFEEHNALETAKKIVLTAVDNFKNRRPEKVSIPNDKMEYMAGFSVEAILAALGGSLNPLLDAVKSGAIKGIVGVVGCNNPKVKQDSGHITFVRELIKNDILVVGTGCAMIACAKQGLLLPEAAGEAGHGLRSVCESLGVPPVLHMGSCVDISRILTVAAAMANALGVDISDLPLAGAAPEWMSEKAVSIGAYVVGSGIYTILGTVPPVLGSPNVVQLLTKGAEDVVGAAFAVETDPVAAAGLALQHIQKKRAALGI from the coding sequence ATGAAGTTTGATGAGATAACCATTGACCGGGCATCACAACAGATGCTGGGCAAGGCTGAAAAGGAAGGAATTGAGACAGTCTGGGACCGGCTTAAGGCACAGGAGCCGCAGTGCGGGTTCGGCCTGTTGGGAATTTGCTGCCGCAACTGCAATATGGGTCCTTGCCGGATTGACCCTTTTGGAGACGGCCCTGACAGGGGTGTCTGTGGGGCGACTGCAGATACTATTGTAGCCAGGAATCTCCTGCGGGCTATAGCTGCCGGAGCGGCAGCACATTCGGATCATGGCCGGGACATAGCAAATACGTTTTATGCGGCCGCCGCCGGTGATGCTGCAGACTACACCATCAAAGACGAAGCTAAGCTGAAGGCACTTGCCGGCGAGTTCGGGATTGGAACTGAGGGAAGAGAAAACAATAAAATAGCGCTTGATCTGGCCGGAGCAATTCTGGAGGAGTTTGGCAGTACCAAAGGGAAGCTTCAGTTTATCAACCGGGCTCCGGAAAAGAGGAGACAGCTCTGGGAAAAACTTGATATCCTGCCCAGAGGTATTGACAGGGAAATTGTTGAATGCCTGCACAGAACTCATATTGGAGTAGACAATGATTATGTCAACCTGGTTTTGCATGGACTGCGGACCTCCCTGGGTGACGGGTGGGGCGGTTCCCATATTGCCACTGAGCTTTCCGATGTCCTGTTCGGAGTTCCCAAGCCGGTTAGAGGGTCTTCAAATCTGGGGGTACTTAAGGAAGACTATGTTAATATAATTCTCCATGGTCATGAGCCGACACTTTCTGATATGATTGTTTTTGCAGCCCGTGATGAGCAGATCCTGGCTGAAGCCGCCAAGCTGGGGGCAAAAGGAATCAATGTATGCGGCATCTGCTGCACCGGAAACGAGATTCTGATGCGCCACGGTGTCCCTGTTGCCGGGAATTTCCTGCAGCAGGAACTGGCTATTATCACTGGAGCTGTGGAAGCCATGATAGTTGATGTCCAGTGTATCATGCCTGCCTTGACCCAGGTCGCCGGCTGCTATCATACCAGGATTATTTCAACTTCACCAAAAGCAAAATTCCCCGGCGCTGAGCATATTCCCTTTGAAGAGCACAATGCCCTGGAAACAGCCAAAAAAATTGTCCTCACAGCAGTGGACAACTTTAAAAACCGCAGGCCGGAGAAAGTCAGTATTCCAAATGACAAAATGGAATACATGGCGGGTTTCAGCGTTGAGGCCATTCTTGCTGCTTTGGGAGGTTCCCTGAATCCTCTTCTTGATGCCGTTAAGTCCGGCGCCATTAAAGGGATAGTGGGGGTTGTCGGGTGCAATAATCCGAAAGTTAAGCAGGACTCAGGGCATATTACGTTTGTCAGGGAACTGATTAAAAACGATATTCTGGTGGTAGGTACCGGGTGTGCTATGATTGCCTGTGCCAAACAGGGTTTACTCCTGCCTGAAGCTGCCGGGGAAGCGGGACACGGGCTTCGCAGTGTCTGTGAAAGCCTGGGAGTCCCTCCTGTGCTGCATATGGGGTCTTGTGTGGATATCAGCCGTATTCTTACGGTGGCTGCTGCCATGGCTAATGCCCTTGGTGTGGATATCAGTGATCTGCCGCTGGCCGGGGCTGCTCCCGAATGGATGTCTGAAAAAGCCGTTTCCATTGGCGCCTATGTGGTTGGTTCGGGAATCTATACCATCCTGGGGACCGTACCTCCCGTTCTGGGAAGCCCGAATGTGGTTCAACTGCTGACTAAGGGAGCTGAAGACGTGGTCGGAGCAGCCTTTGCTGTTGAGACAGACCCGGTGGCAGCCGCAGGCTTGGCACTGCAGCATATCCAAAAGAAGAGGGCAGCGCTGGGAATTTAG
- a CDS encoding GGDEF domain-containing protein, with amino-acid sequence MENLNSGANELFICKARWLTIFGFPVLFWLYSGRISTGLLFVSVIFIFYNYLISFYHEKLSLNRYSLFLSIIDSLYLIYIFTLTFNESGGLPQVFYFLMLVMGIRHGISKYPLIVLINILLYLCTSVVGFVYHKITLSPELLLIQLTFTACFGILSSFIFKRTYQQQLEKEELIAELQSAYQQLCIYNAQVEELANTDPLTGLYNYRFFTQRLDKEIDLSKRFNRPLSLIIIDIDHFKDFNDTYGHPSGDIALKEVTLIFKNNIRDKDVLCRYGGEEFLILLPSTGIEEAYTCAERIRISVEQHCLNVPDTANSVNITISGGVACFPIDANNGEQLLRIADEVLYTAKHKGRNKIHRRR; translated from the coding sequence ATGGAAAACCTTAACAGTGGCGCTAACGAACTATTCATCTGCAAAGCACGCTGGTTGACCATATTTGGTTTCCCGGTACTTTTTTGGCTTTATAGCGGCAGGATTTCTACCGGGCTCCTTTTTGTTTCAGTTATTTTTATCTTTTACAACTACCTGATAAGTTTTTACCATGAAAAACTTTCTCTCAACCGGTATTCTCTCTTTCTGTCTATAATAGACTCGCTTTACCTGATTTATATCTTCACCCTGACATTTAATGAATCGGGAGGACTTCCCCAGGTATTCTATTTTCTCATGCTGGTTATGGGTATCAGGCACGGAATTTCCAAATACCCTCTGATTGTTTTGATTAACATACTGCTTTACCTCTGCACCTCTGTGGTAGGCTTTGTTTACCATAAAATTACTTTGAGCCCGGAATTACTCTTAATTCAGCTGACTTTTACTGCATGCTTTGGGATTTTAAGTTCATTCATCTTCAAGCGAACTTACCAGCAGCAGTTGGAAAAAGAAGAATTAATAGCAGAGCTGCAGTCGGCCTACCAGCAGTTGTGCATCTATAACGCTCAAGTTGAGGAACTGGCCAATACAGACCCGCTTACAGGTTTATACAACTACCGCTTTTTCACCCAGCGCCTGGACAAGGAAATTGACCTTTCTAAAAGGTTTAACAGGCCTTTATCACTTATTATAATTGATATTGACCATTTTAAGGATTTTAATGATACCTATGGTCACCCTTCTGGAGACATTGCCTTAAAAGAGGTAACTCTGATTTTTAAAAACAATATCCGGGATAAAGATGTATTATGCCGTTACGGTGGCGAGGAGTTTCTTATCCTTCTTCCCTCAACGGGGATTGAGGAGGCATACACCTGTGCAGAACGAATCAGGATATCAGTGGAGCAGCATTGTCTAAATGTCCCCGATACTGCTAACTCTGTTAATATTACTATCAGTGGAGGTGTCGCCTGCTTCCCCATTGATGCCAACAATGGGGAACAGCTGCTCAGGATTGCCGATGAAGTCCTGTATACTGCCAAGCACAAAGGGCGCAACAAGATACACCGGCGGAGATGA
- a CDS encoding tetratricopeptide repeat protein translates to MKKDDFSSIHEQIEVYLKAVENNPQDIWSLLRLGYTYTRAEMFREAVAAYMKAIALDPSMYLAHYGLGYSYMKSKRIEEAIRSFENALHYNPNYVQALYRLGYIACEQQRYEDAVAYLHRLVNLEEKHGKGYFCLGKAYNSLGNWDAAIAALNRALELNPNFEFAWYQLSLAYTGKKHFHKALETLQKVAEINPRLEYVYDQMGRIYLKIRRGGDAVLMHQKAVEIAPKLAHLWKNLGVAYLREKKYWEAIASLNKSLDINKNNGTAHYYLGCSYRSLGEKELCIKHFRETLRQLPNHQKARMILQEMDESGEMLQEKTAVRSGENQIVGESKTGDENSRVSMDEKLLQLKEKWRDNTPCK, encoded by the coding sequence TTGAAAAAAGATGATTTCAGCAGTATACATGAACAAATAGAAGTATACCTGAAGGCAGTAGAAAACAATCCCCAGGATATTTGGTCATTATTAAGGCTGGGCTATACCTATACCCGGGCTGAAATGTTCAGGGAGGCAGTCGCGGCATACATGAAAGCGATTGCACTTGACCCCTCCATGTACCTGGCACATTACGGGCTCGGTTATTCCTATATGAAGTCAAAGCGGATTGAAGAGGCTATCAGGTCTTTTGAGAATGCCCTGCACTACAATCCAAATTATGTCCAGGCGCTGTACCGGCTGGGATATATAGCCTGTGAACAGCAGCGGTATGAAGATGCGGTTGCTTATTTGCACAGACTGGTTAACCTGGAAGAAAAGCACGGGAAAGGATACTTTTGCCTGGGTAAAGCCTATAATTCGCTGGGAAACTGGGATGCAGCCATCGCAGCCCTGAATAGAGCCCTGGAACTTAACCCTAACTTTGAGTTTGCCTGGTATCAGTTAAGTCTTGCTTATACAGGCAAGAAACACTTTCACAAGGCATTGGAAACACTTCAGAAGGTGGCTGAGATAAACCCCAGGCTGGAATATGTATATGACCAGATGGGCCGGATTTATCTTAAAATCAGGCGCGGCGGGGATGCTGTTTTGATGCACCAGAAGGCGGTAGAAATAGCGCCTAAATTGGCACATCTGTGGAAAAACCTTGGCGTGGCTTATTTAAGAGAGAAAAAATACTGGGAGGCAATTGCAAGTCTGAATAAATCACTTGATATTAATAAAAATAACGGGACAGCCCATTACTATCTGGGATGTTCATATAGGAGTCTGGGAGAAAAAGAACTCTGCATAAAACATTTCCGGGAAACTCTGAGGCAGTTGCCAAATCACCAGAAGGCCAGAATGATTCTGCAGGAAATGGATGAATCCGGTGAAATGCTGCAGGAAAAAACCGCGGTGAGAAGCGGGGAAAACCAAATAGTGGGCGAAAGCAAAACAGGGGACGAAAACAGCAGGGTTTCAATGGATGAAAAGTTACTTCAGCTTAAGGAAAAGTGGCGGGATAATACTCCCTGCAAATGA
- a CDS encoding 4Fe-4S dicluster domain-containing protein: MKQVMIDISRCLGCKSCELACAVAHSESKSLVGALFEGEKPKRRVCVETGDKITFPLQCRHCEDARCIDACMSGAMFRDAETQTVQVNPDRCVGCWMCVMVCPFGAILQQREENTAIKCDRCINEDVPACVQACPTKAIKFIEIDAFSRDKRNQYLTNFRFLEEGK, translated from the coding sequence ATGAAGCAGGTCATGATTGATATCAGCAGGTGTTTGGGGTGTAAATCCTGTGAACTTGCCTGTGCAGTTGCCCATTCAGAATCAAAAAGCCTTGTAGGCGCGTTATTTGAGGGGGAAAAGCCTAAAAGGCGGGTCTGTGTTGAAACTGGCGATAAGATAACTTTTCCGCTGCAGTGCCGGCACTGTGAGGATGCCAGGTGTATCGATGCCTGTATGTCAGGCGCCATGTTCAGGGATGCGGAAACACAGACTGTGCAAGTAAACCCTGACAGGTGTGTGGGCTGCTGGATGTGTGTCATGGTATGTCCCTTTGGAGCAATTTTGCAGCAAAGGGAAGAAAACACAGCCATAAAATGTGACCGCTGTATTAATGAGGATGTTCCTGCATGTGTACAGGCGTGTCCTACAAAAGCGATAAAATTCATTGAAATAGATGCTTTCAGTAGGGATAAAAGAAACCAGTACCTGACAAATTTTCGGTTCTTGGAGGAGGGTAAGTAA
- a CDS encoding NAD(P)/FAD-dependent oxidoreductase: protein MHYVIIGASAAGISAAETLVRLEPDAEITVVSREKDIAYSRCLVTYYISGQINRDAVFIRTSEQLKALGVRFIAATEAVGLDAEQKHMTLSDSAVISYDRLLAASGASPVIPDIKGIIGQGVYTLRTIADADSIIAEITESKAVAILGDGLVAVTAAIALNKRGMRVSLVGIAPHILAGFLDSRAAGMIQDRLAETGIRFYLGKSFNEVNRDTEGRLNGVILSDGTSLEADMALVAAGVKPELKFFGETAVAAENGLLVDEYMETSIPGIYAAGDVVQAYDVVRNAPVWNPLWPNAVEQGRFAALNMAGRKAPYRGSANMNSLNIGGIPLVCAGIANSELPDYESFYVSDNNSTYEKLVFRNEKLAGFILLGKTEKSGVLTSLLRHETISPTQKAKLLRGDFSYTALTGPNH, encoded by the coding sequence GTGCATTATGTTATTATAGGAGCCAGTGCAGCCGGGATAAGCGCGGCCGAGACCTTGGTCCGCCTTGAACCTGATGCGGAAATTACTGTGGTTTCCAGGGAAAAGGATATCGCCTATTCCCGCTGCCTGGTAACTTATTATATTTCAGGACAAATCAACAGGGATGCGGTTTTCATCAGAACCAGTGAGCAGTTAAAGGCCTTGGGAGTGCGCTTTATAGCCGCAACAGAGGCTGTAGGGCTGGATGCGGAGCAAAAACACATGACCTTATCAGATTCTGCGGTTATTTCCTATGACAGGCTTCTGGCGGCCTCCGGAGCATCACCGGTAATCCCGGATATTAAAGGAATAATAGGGCAGGGAGTATATACTCTGAGAACAATTGCAGATGCAGACAGCATCATTGCTGAAATAACAGAGAGTAAAGCTGTCGCTATTCTTGGGGACGGACTGGTGGCGGTAACTGCAGCAATAGCCCTGAATAAACGGGGGATGCGAGTTAGTCTGGTGGGGATTGCACCACATATTCTGGCGGGATTTCTTGACAGCAGGGCTGCCGGAATGATTCAGGACAGGTTGGCCGAAACCGGTATCCGATTTTACCTGGGGAAATCCTTTAACGAGGTGAATCGTGACACCGAAGGCAGACTCAATGGTGTTATCCTGTCTGACGGTACAAGCCTTGAGGCAGATATGGCTTTGGTTGCCGCCGGTGTGAAACCGGAATTAAAATTCTTCGGGGAAACGGCGGTTGCCGCAGAAAACGGGCTTCTGGTTGATGAATACATGGAAACAAGTATTCCGGGAATATATGCGGCAGGGGATGTGGTCCAGGCTTACGATGTTGTCAGAAATGCGCCGGTATGGAATCCACTGTGGCCCAATGCCGTTGAGCAGGGGCGTTTTGCCGCCCTGAATATGGCAGGAAGGAAAGCGCCGTACCGCGGCAGCGCCAATATGAATTCCCTTAATATAGGCGGTATCCCGTTGGTTTGTGCGGGAATTGCCAATTCCGAACTTCCTGACTATGAATCATTTTATGTTTCTGATAATAATTCGACATATGAAAAACTTGTATTCCGGAATGAAAAATTAGCAGGATTTATTTTGTTGGGAAAAACCGAAAAATCCGGTGTTTTAACATCTTTACTGAGACATGAAACCATCTCACCGACACAAAAGGCTAAACTTTTGCGAGGAGATTTTTCTTATACTGCCCTTACAGGTCCGAATCACTAA